Proteins encoded in a region of the Geobacillus genomosp. 3 genome:
- a CDS encoding ABC transporter permease translates to METGAAVQTGQASAGVRRKKEKMYVTTIKRLLKNKLAVVGLIIIVIQVLMAIFAPWLATHDPVKQNLAAAELPVFSDGHWLGTDNYGRDIWSRIVYGARISLVVGIVSVSLGLIGGVALGLLAGYYKKLDGLIMRIVDLLFAFPGILLAMLIIAILGTGLINVAIAISIWSIPTCARIVRGSVLSVKNREYILAMKALGAGNARIIMKHILPNCLAPIIVFATMRMATAILSTASLSYLGLGAQPPTPEWGAMIAAGQAFMWTSPHMTIVPGIAIMLVVFAFNVVGDGLRDALDPNMDIN, encoded by the coding sequence ATGGAAACCGGTGCAGCGGTTCAAACCGGCCAGGCGTCGGCCGGGGTTCGACGCAAGAAAGAGAAAATGTATGTCACCACGATCAAGCGGCTGTTGAAAAACAAACTGGCGGTTGTCGGGCTGATCATCATCGTCATTCAAGTGCTGATGGCCATTTTTGCCCCGTGGCTGGCCACCCATGACCCGGTGAAGCAAAACTTGGCGGCTGCCGAGCTGCCTGTCTTCTCCGACGGCCATTGGCTCGGGACCGATAACTACGGACGGGACATTTGGAGCCGCATCGTCTATGGTGCCCGCATTTCTCTCGTTGTCGGCATTGTTTCCGTCAGCTTGGGACTGATCGGCGGGGTGGCGCTCGGATTGCTGGCAGGCTATTACAAAAAGCTTGACGGGCTGATCATGCGGATTGTCGACTTGCTGTTTGCGTTTCCGGGCATTTTGCTCGCCATGCTTATCATCGCGATTTTAGGGACGGGCCTCATCAATGTGGCGATCGCCATCAGCATTTGGTCGATTCCGACGTGCGCCCGCATCGTCCGCGGCAGCGTCTTGTCCGTGAAAAACCGCGAGTACATATTGGCGATGAAAGCGCTCGGGGCCGGCAACGCCCGCATCATCATGAAGCATATTTTGCCGAACTGCCTGGCGCCGATCATCGTTTTCGCGACGATGCGCATGGCGACCGCCATTTTGTCGACCGCTTCGCTCAGCTATCTAGGGCTAGGCGCCCAGCCGCCGACGCCGGAGTGGGGGGCGATGATCGCCGCCGGACAGGCGTTTATGTGGACATCGCCGCATATGACGATCGTCCCAGGCATCGCGATTATGCTTGTCGTCTTTGCTTTTAACGTCGTGGGCGACGGATTGCGCGATGCGCTTGATCCGAACATGGATATCAACTAA